A stretch of the Candidatus Bathyarchaeota archaeon genome encodes the following:
- a CDS encoding CdvA-like protein: MISWKYSLEKIDGELELAKKKKQALEKLFEAGKVSQPTYDSFSNEVAEAIAEIEAKQISLGEKMKTKISELEQQLKTLEFLLVNSEIRHVSGEIEEEAYNRECNVLSLGLETTRQELDEIKEAISDLSEQNIGLSPPPPLQVEEAEAAPVEPETEERLEIVMDTETTTSIETALEEQPTIQEETEAVPVETVSEQEEHVEPPVEEAQESFRNEETPLSEEAETSETLEDTQETQEEVSQEVPDEEETEQAQE, encoded by the coding sequence TTGATTTCGTGGAAGTATTCATTGGAGAAAATAGATGGCGAATTAGAGCTTGCAAAGAAAAAGAAACAAGCTTTGGAGAAATTGTTTGAAGCAGGAAAAGTTTCGCAGCCAACTTACGACTCGTTTAGCAATGAAGTTGCTGAGGCCATAGCTGAGATCGAGGCAAAACAGATTTCCTTGGGGGAAAAGATGAAGACAAAGATAAGTGAACTGGAGCAGCAGCTGAAAACGTTGGAGTTCCTACTTGTAAACTCTGAAATTCGTCACGTTTCCGGAGAAATTGAAGAAGAGGCATACAACCGTGAATGCAACGTGCTTTCATTGGGATTGGAGACAACAAGGCAAGAACTCGACGAAATTAAAGAAGCAATCTCTGACCTTAGCGAACAAAACATAGGTCTTTCACCCCCCCCGCCGCTTCAAGTTGAAGAAGCAGAAGCAGCTCCTGTTGAACCAGAAACTGAGGAGCGACTTGAGATAGTTATGGACACCGAGACAACAACTTCGATAGAGACAGCCTTAGAGGAACAACCAACAATCCAAGAAGAAACCGAAGCGGTGCCGGTGGAAACAGTTTCGGAACAAGAAGAGCATGTAGAACCTCCAGTGGAGGAGGCCCAAGAGTCCTTTCGAAACGAAGAGACCCCCTTATCAGAAGAAGCAGAGACATCAGAGACTCTGGAAGACACGCAAGAAACCCAAGAGGAAGTCTCGCAAGAAGTCCCGGACGAAGAGGAGACGGAGCAAGCGCAAGAATAA